A genomic segment from Deinococcus aestuarii encodes:
- a CDS encoding ABC transporter substrate-binding protein, whose translation MRHALRTLTLALGAAAFGVAHAQQPVQINFWTYYLSPKFDDYIKGVIAAFEKQNPGIKVNYIDKQGTLEQEFITAVSLGSPPDVVNLWVESTQKAADSGLLTDLGAAVGPSLKTLYYPNSLGNFTVNGKVYGLPWYASFNTGVMAYNNDLVKKAGVTALPKTTAQMVAFAKQVKARTGAYGWAPAIKDPQGGTFLGVFVDEGLPLIRGNQAVFNSPAHARVLQSYIDLYKADVIPQDLLRKEAFQLSQELYTQGKLATVIGGPQALNRVRDNNKAIYAASQVTAAPLGAGKVQAGGGMSLVVPKAAPHPKEALLFARFMTNRANQVAFAKIVPVVPTAAGSDRDPYFAQARASKDPIERATGMIGANGANLKTAIPPLKNPTDMFKAFDDNIEAAFLGRKSAQQALNDAATAWNALMK comes from the coding sequence ATGAGACACGCCCTGCGGACCCTGACCCTGGCGCTCGGCGCCGCCGCCTTCGGTGTGGCGCACGCCCAGCAGCCCGTGCAGATCAACTTCTGGACGTATTACCTCAGCCCCAAGTTCGACGACTACATCAAGGGTGTGATCGCCGCCTTCGAGAAACAGAACCCGGGCATCAAGGTCAATTACATCGACAAGCAGGGCACCCTGGAGCAGGAGTTCATTACCGCCGTCTCGCTCGGCAGCCCGCCCGACGTGGTGAACCTGTGGGTCGAGTCCACCCAGAAGGCGGCGGACAGCGGCCTGCTCACCGACCTCGGCGCGGCGGTCGGGCCCAGCCTGAAGACGCTGTACTACCCCAACTCGCTGGGCAACTTCACGGTGAACGGCAAGGTCTACGGCCTGCCGTGGTACGCCTCCTTCAACACGGGCGTCATGGCCTACAACAACGACCTCGTGAAGAAGGCGGGCGTCACGGCCCTGCCCAAGACGACCGCGCAGATGGTCGCCTTCGCCAAGCAGGTCAAGGCCAGGACCGGCGCCTACGGCTGGGCCCCCGCCATCAAGGATCCCCAGGGCGGCACCTTTCTGGGCGTCTTCGTGGACGAGGGGCTGCCGCTGATCCGGGGCAATCAGGCCGTCTTCAACTCCCCGGCGCACGCGCGGGTCCTCCAGTCCTACATCGACCTGTACAAGGCGGACGTGATCCCGCAGGACCTGCTGCGCAAAGAGGCTTTCCAGCTCAGCCAGGAGCTGTACACCCAGGGCAAGCTCGCCACCGTGATCGGCGGGCCGCAGGCGCTCAACCGCGTGCGCGACAACAACAAGGCGATCTACGCCGCCTCGCAGGTGACGGCGGCGCCGCTCGGGGCGGGGAAGGTCCAGGCGGGCGGCGGCATGTCGCTCGTGGTGCCCAAGGCCGCCCCGCACCCGAAGGAGGCGCTGCTCTTCGCCCGCTTCATGACCAACCGCGCCAATCAGGTCGCCTTCGCCAAGATCGTGCCCGTGGTGCCCACCGCCGCGGGCTCCGACCGCGACCCCTACTTCGCCCAGGCCCGGGCGAGCAAGGACCCCATCGAGCGCGCGACCGGCATGATCGGCGCGAACGGGGCGAACCTCAAGACCGCGATTCCGCCCCTGAAAAACCCCACCGACATGTTCAAGGCCTTCGACGACAACATCGAGGCTGCCTTCCTGGGCCGCAAGAGTGCTCAGCAGGCGCTCAACGACGCCGCGACCGCCTGGAACGCCCTGATGAAGTGA
- a CDS encoding carbohydrate ABC transporter permease, protein MFRFLRGAPVSYLFLLPALVLLVVFTLYPVLYGSYLGFTRYTAVNFATRTPPEWVGLGNFRTLAGDELFRISVLNSVKYLLVVPALQIASLAVAVLVNRQLPGIAFFRAAYYVPVITSISLAAVMWDWIYNKDGVLNWLLKGLRLMSPDSNLSWLLDPSTAFWAIMLVTFWRGFGYYMVLYMAGLQNIPGELEEAARLDGASPWQSFWRITVPLMQPTILLCTLLSTLSAIRVLEEVLVFTNGTGGPLNSTYTALLYVYKKSFGGLDFNYGLASAAGLVVAAIALVLSVLNFRLFREGSVRA, encoded by the coding sequence ATGTTCAGGTTCCTGCGCGGCGCCCCCGTCTCGTACCTCTTCCTGCTGCCCGCCCTCGTGCTCCTCGTGGTGTTCACCCTCTACCCGGTGCTGTACGGCTCCTACCTGGGCTTCACGAGATACACCGCCGTCAACTTCGCCACCCGCACGCCGCCCGAGTGGGTCGGTCTGGGCAACTTCCGCACGCTGGCGGGCGACGAACTGTTCCGCATCAGCGTCCTGAACAGCGTCAAGTACCTGCTCGTCGTCCCGGCCCTCCAGATCGCCTCGCTGGCGGTCGCCGTGCTGGTCAACCGGCAACTCCCGGGAATTGCCTTTTTCCGCGCGGCGTACTACGTCCCGGTCATCACCTCCATCTCGCTCGCCGCCGTGATGTGGGACTGGATCTACAACAAGGACGGGGTGCTCAACTGGCTGCTCAAGGGCCTGCGCCTGATGAGCCCGGACAGCAACCTGAGCTGGCTGCTCGATCCCAGCACGGCCTTCTGGGCGATCATGCTCGTCACCTTCTGGCGCGGCTTCGGGTACTACATGGTGCTGTACATGGCGGGGCTCCAGAACATCCCGGGTGAACTGGAGGAGGCCGCGCGCCTCGACGGCGCCTCGCCCTGGCAGAGCTTCTGGCGGATCACGGTGCCGCTGATGCAGCCCACCATCCTGCTGTGCACGCTGCTCAGCACCCTGTCGGCGATCCGGGTGCTGGAAGAGGTCCTCGTCTTCACGAACGGGACGGGCGGGCCGCTGAATTCCACCTACACGGCCCTGCTGTACGTCTATAAGAAATCCTTCGGCGGGCTGGACTTCAATTACGGGCTGGCGAGTGCGGCGGGGCTCGTCGTGGCCGCCATCGCGCTCGTGCTGTCGGTCCTGAACTTCCGCCTCTTCCGGGAAGGGAGCGTGCGGGCGTGA
- a CDS encoding glycoside hydrolase family 3 N-terminal domain-containing protein: MTGAARTLIVDVPGPDLTPAQGRFLREYGFGGVCLFARNIRTPEQTARLIRDLRDALGGGAWIATDQEGGAVLRRLDVPLPPAPLALGVIGSEDAAWEAGAVAARGLIELGINWDFAPSLDVNVNPANPVIGERAFGANPDLVARLGTAWALGLEAQGVMAAVKHFPGHGDTHQDSHLTLPVVDKPLAALEATEWLPFRTAVTAGVGSVMTAHIVYPALDPHRPATLSPALLTGLLRERWGYGGVVVTDATDMRAIADRSPHGAAAPLALAAGADAVLSCGHGELRIHAEHARALEAALREGSLDEARVEEAGSRLERAARRFPGTPRPYTADEREADEASVARWAREALTFLGDVPRLSPDGPVLLYAPRTAPVGGPYGDAPSGEALADALRTHFPRLRVALHGAGAREPDPSLLRTFPDAPVILATLDRWAPPAWQAQLAPTLHGRTAVHLALWTVHRFGDAALPTLAAHGFREVNLRAAARALARD, translated from the coding sequence ATGACGGGGGCCGCCCGCACCCTGATCGTCGATGTCCCCGGCCCGGACCTGACCCCGGCGCAGGGCCGCTTCCTGCGGGAGTACGGTTTCGGCGGCGTGTGCCTCTTCGCGCGCAACATCCGCACGCCGGAGCAGACCGCGCGGCTGATCCGCGACCTGCGGGACGCGCTGGGTGGGGGGGCCTGGATCGCCACCGACCAGGAGGGCGGGGCGGTGCTGCGGCGGCTGGACGTGCCTCTGCCGCCCGCACCCCTCGCGCTCGGCGTGATCGGGAGCGAGGACGCCGCGTGGGAGGCGGGGGCGGTCGCGGCGCGGGGACTGATCGAACTCGGGATCAACTGGGACTTCGCGCCCAGCCTGGACGTGAACGTGAACCCCGCCAACCCGGTCATCGGCGAGCGGGCCTTCGGGGCCAACCCTGATCTCGTCGCGCGGCTGGGGACCGCCTGGGCGCTGGGGCTGGAGGCGCAGGGGGTGATGGCCGCCGTGAAACACTTCCCCGGCCACGGCGACACGCACCAGGACAGCCACCTCACCCTGCCGGTGGTGGACAAGCCCCTCGCGGCTCTGGAGGCGACCGAGTGGCTGCCCTTCCGCACGGCGGTCACGGCGGGCGTGGGAAGCGTGATGACCGCCCACATCGTCTACCCGGCGCTCGATCCGCACCGGCCCGCGACCCTCTCCCCCGCCCTGCTCACCGGGCTGCTGCGGGAACGCTGGGGCTACGGCGGGGTGGTGGTCACGGACGCGACCGACATGCGGGCCATCGCGGACCGCTCCCCCCACGGCGCGGCGGCCCCCCTCGCGCTCGCCGCCGGGGCCGACGCGGTGCTCAGTTGCGGACATGGGGAACTGCGAATTCACGCCGAGCACGCCCGGGCGCTCGAAGCCGCGCTGAGGGAAGGTTCGCTGGACGAGGCGCGTGTGGAGGAGGCAGGCTCCCGGCTGGAACGCGCGGCGCGGCGCTTTCCGGGGACGCCCCGGCCTTACACGGCAGATGAACGGGAGGCAGACGAGGCCAGCGTCGCCCGCTGGGCACGGGAGGCGCTGACCTTCCTCGGGGACGTGCCGCGCCTCTCCCCGGACGGGCCCGTGCTGCTCTACGCCCCGCGCACCGCCCCCGTCGGCGGGCCCTACGGGGACGCCCCGAGCGGCGAGGCGCTGGCGGACGCGCTGCGGACCCACTTTCCCCGCTTGCGGGTGGCCCTGCACGGGGCCGGGGCGCGAGAGCCCGACCCGTCCCTCCTCCGAACGTTTCCCGACGCGCCCGTCATCCTCGCCACCCTGGACCGCTGGGCCCCGCCCGCGTGGCAAGCCCAACTCGCCCCGACCTTACACGGACGAACCGCCGTGCATCTGGCCCTGTGGACGGTCCACCGCTTCGGGGACGCCGCGCTTCCCACGCTCGCCGCGCACGGATTCCGGGAGGTCAACCTGAGGGCGGCGGCCCGGGCGCTGGCGCGGGACTGA
- a CDS encoding DUF6683 family protein produces MTKLTRPSLLLLALLSPAALAQGNPLSGNPLSGIFDRVAGQAQSGQPAPAAAAAPANEKVLTYQPSPRVSSELRTQFVNGLITGAKQGGTLSAANERQLRDGLARVDIAAEYGKLLKPRGYDVYNVATALTLYVVSSFEVLDGVQTTDAQDRATYEQFRGALLTIPGVARMTDADKQKFAEGLMWLTAFQSNDVEQAKKGTPGYSLEKVRAQIKGTLQGFRLDPDRIRLGEKGLQARK; encoded by the coding sequence TTGACCAAGCTCACCCGACCCAGCCTGCTCCTGCTCGCCCTGCTGAGCCCCGCCGCGCTCGCCCAGGGCAACCCCCTCTCGGGCAATCCCCTGTCGGGCATCTTCGACCGGGTGGCCGGACAGGCGCAGAGCGGTCAGCCCGCCCCGGCCGCCGCGGCCGCGCCCGCAAACGAGAAGGTGCTGACCTACCAGCCCTCGCCCAGGGTGAGCAGTGAGCTGCGGACCCAGTTCGTGAACGGGCTCATCACCGGGGCGAAACAAGGCGGCACCCTGAGCGCCGCCAACGAGCGGCAGCTTCGCGACGGCCTCGCCCGGGTGGACATCGCCGCCGAGTACGGCAAGCTCCTGAAACCCAGGGGCTACGACGTGTACAACGTGGCGACCGCCCTGACCCTCTACGTGGTGAGTTCCTTCGAGGTCCTCGACGGGGTGCAGACCACCGACGCGCAGGACCGGGCCACCTACGAGCAGTTCCGGGGCGCGCTGCTCACGATTCCGGGCGTCGCCCGGATGACGGACGCCGACAAGCAGAAGTTCGCCGAGGGGCTGATGTGGCTCACCGCCTTCCAGTCCAACGACGTGGAGCAGGCGAAGAAGGGGACGCCCGGCTACAGCCTGGAGAAAGTCAGGGCGCAGATCAAGGGTACCCTCCAGGGCTTCAGGCTCGACCCCGACCGGATCCGGCTGGGTGAGAAGGGCCTCCAGGCCCGCAAGTAG
- a CDS encoding M20/M25/M40 family metallo-hydrolase, with translation MIQSAHPDWFDRTRDLALLLTSWPSVTGTPGESEFAGRLLAEVRGWPGFAGHPEDVWLGPARSGHGAWNLYALVRGQSDRTVLLAGHYDTVGTEDYGEWRPLAGDARALAESITRSLAGEETLGAAERLALADLTGGDFLPGRGLLDMKGGLAAGLAVLERYSRLPPGERPGHLLLVATPDEEGRSSGARAVAHDLPGLARDLGLEIVAGLNLDATADVGGGEEGRAAYLGTVGKVLLSALVVGRPTHAAYPFDGVSAPLLAAELLRRVEASPDLAEEVGAERAAAPACLELRDSRSGYDVTTPAWVWCAFNVLTLRRTPSEVLALFAEVAREVAERAARDFGTRAARAGSLNAASLGCQLPPVLTFGELRGRAEARAGAEAVRAVVAACPSGPDPLRASREITVSLLGLAGLEGPAIILGFGALHYPASHLSGRLADEVLREAVERHTAGLSRETGESLRVRGYFAGISDMSFLGQAADPREQACVAAHTPHPAHVDPVPEGALRFPVVNIGPWGRDYHQRLERIHAPYAFRTVPELLWRLALDVLGHAGVEETFAGTGVAAD, from the coding sequence ATGATCCAATCCGCCCACCCCGACTGGTTCGACCGTACCCGCGACCTTGCCCTGCTGCTGACGAGCTGGCCCAGCGTGACGGGGACGCCGGGGGAGTCGGAATTTGCGGGTCGGCTGCTGGCCGAGGTGCGGGGCTGGCCGGGATTCGCGGGGCACCCGGAGGACGTGTGGCTGGGTCCGGCCCGGTCGGGGCACGGGGCGTGGAACCTCTACGCGCTCGTGCGCGGGCAGAGTGACCGGACGGTGCTGCTCGCCGGGCACTACGACACGGTGGGCACCGAGGACTACGGCGAGTGGCGGCCGCTGGCGGGGGACGCCCGGGCGCTCGCCGAGAGCATCACGCGCAGCCTCGCCGGGGAGGAGACGCTGGGGGCCGCCGAACGGCTCGCGCTCGCGGACCTGACGGGCGGGGACTTTCTGCCGGGGCGGGGCCTGCTCGACATGAAGGGCGGGCTCGCCGCCGGGCTCGCGGTGCTGGAGCGCTACAGCCGCCTGCCCCCCGGCGAGCGGCCCGGCCACCTCCTGCTCGTCGCTACCCCCGACGAGGAGGGCCGCTCCAGCGGGGCGCGCGCGGTGGCCCACGACCTGCCGGGGCTGGCCCGCGACCTCGGGCTGGAGATCGTCGCCGGGCTCAACCTCGACGCCACCGCCGACGTGGGGGGCGGCGAGGAGGGGCGCGCGGCGTACCTGGGCACGGTGGGCAAGGTGCTGCTCTCCGCACTCGTGGTGGGGCGGCCCACCCACGCGGCCTACCCCTTCGACGGGGTGAGTGCCCCCCTGCTCGCCGCCGAACTCCTGCGCCGGGTGGAGGCATCGCCCGACCTCGCCGAGGAGGTGGGCGCCGAGCGGGCCGCCGCCCCCGCCTGCCTGGAGTTGCGCGACAGCCGCAGCGGCTACGACGTGACCACCCCGGCCTGGGTGTGGTGCGCCTTCAACGTGCTGACCCTGCGCCGCACCCCCAGCGAGGTGCTCGCCCTCTTCGCGGAAGTGGCGCGCGAGGTGGCCGAACGAGCGGCCCGCGATTTCGGAACCCGGGCCGCCCGGGCGGGAAGCCTCAACGCCGCGTCCCTGGGGTGCCAACTCCCCCCCGTGCTGACCTTCGGCGAGCTGCGGGGCCGGGCCGAGGCGCGGGCGGGTGCGGAGGCCGTGCGGGCCGTCGTCGCCGCCTGTCCGTCCGGTCCCGACCCTCTGCGGGCCAGCCGCGAGATCACGGTCTCGCTCCTCGGGCTGGCGGGGCTGGAGGGTCCGGCGATCATCCTGGGCTTCGGGGCGCTGCACTATCCGGCCTCCCACCTGTCGGGCCGCCTCGCCGATGAGGTGTTGAGAGAGGCCGTCGAGCGGCACACGGCGGGGCTCTCCCGCGAGACGGGCGAGAGCCTGCGCGTGCGGGGCTACTTCGCGGGCATCTCCGACATGAGTTTCCTGGGGCAGGCGGCGGACCCGCGCGAGCAGGCCTGCGTGGCGGCCCACACGCCGCACCCCGCCCACGTGGACCCCGTGCCGGAGGGCGCGCTGAGGTTCCCGGTCGTCAACATCGGCCCCTGGGGGCGGGACTACCACCAGCGGCTGGAGCGCATCCACGCCCCCTACGCCTTCCGGACGGTGCCCGAACTGCTGTGGCGCCTCGCCCTCGACGTGCTGGGGCACGCCGGAGTCGAGGAGACGTTCGCCGGGACCGGTGTCGCCGCCGACTGA
- a CDS encoding LysR family transcriptional regulator: MADGGPTLAHLRVFLAVVRTGSFSAAAVELDLTQSGVSHSVKGLEQVLGVALLHRGAGGARPTPGGLRVAELARQMLELARQLPAAARAEVPLSGLVRIASFPSLAGQLLPGVVARMRELHPGVEVQVQDAHLERDAVDAAVLSLQADIGLTQLPAHPRLLPTPIGEDPYDLLLPRAWEGPGVWERPYIHLGSAREDFVPRALGRAGVQLRPTLSLTTEGAILAMVARGLGFSVLPRLALGDLPQGVRRAPLPFPLARTLGTVHRPGTLTPATRAVLGLLWEGTGTGPGRPAT, encoded by the coding sequence ATGGCTGACGGAGGCCCGACCCTGGCGCATCTGCGCGTGTTCCTCGCCGTGGTGCGGACGGGGAGCTTCAGCGCCGCCGCCGTGGAGCTGGACCTGACCCAATCGGGGGTCAGCCACAGCGTCAAGGGGCTTGAGCAGGTGCTGGGCGTGGCGCTGCTGCACCGGGGGGCCGGGGGGGCGCGGCCCACGCCCGGCGGCCTGCGGGTGGCCGAGCTGGCCCGGCAGATGCTCGAACTCGCCCGGCAACTGCCCGCCGCCGCCCGCGCGGAGGTGCCGCTGAGCGGGCTGGTGCGGATCGCCAGCTTTCCGAGCCTGGCGGGGCAACTGCTGCCGGGGGTGGTGGCCCGGATGCGCGAGCTGCACCCCGGGGTCGAGGTGCAGGTGCAGGACGCGCACCTGGAGCGTGACGCCGTGGACGCGGCGGTTCTCTCGCTCCAGGCGGATATCGGGCTGACCCAGCTTCCCGCGCACCCCCGGTTGCTGCCCACCCCCATCGGCGAGGACCCCTACGACCTGCTGCTCCCCCGGGCGTGGGAGGGGCCCGGCGTCTGGGAGCGCCCCTACATCCACCTCGGCTCGGCGCGGGAAGACTTCGTGCCCCGGGCGCTGGGGCGGGCGGGCGTTCAGCTCCGGCCCACCCTCTCCCTGACCACCGAGGGCGCGATCCTGGCGATGGTCGCGCGCGGGCTGGGCTTCTCGGTCCTGCCGCGCCTCGCGCTCGGCGACCTGCCCCAGGGGGTGAGGCGGGCGCCCCTCCCCTTTCCCCTCGCCCGCACCCTCGGCACGGTGCACCGCCCCGGCACCCTCACCCCCGCGACCCGCGCCGTGCTGGGTCTGCTGTGGGAGGGGACGGGGACCGGGCCAGGCCGACCCGCTACTTGA
- a CDS encoding carbohydrate ABC transporter permease, giving the protein MTRVVPAAPPVARTVTRRRSARPLRQALTYLVLFAIFLFAAFPLIWTFVISVTDSNAVTTGRTVYDFPASLFPQKVTLTNFFNVVQTYPAVGRAFLNSLIISGLSVVLTVLVSALAAYPLARHEFRGKALIFGVILATMVLPTETSFLVNMLTLAKLKAWPVVGPLIGLGSYLGVVLPTVSTAFGIFLMRQAFLAIPQSLLEAARIDGAGEGLIFRRIMLPLAVPSVAALSIFTLVNTWNAYFWPSIALTGAQERFPLAVEMLKLKGAFNDNIFNTAAGAVIMMVPILGLFLFAQRFFMRGLEGAVK; this is encoded by the coding sequence GTGACGCGGGTCGTTCCGGCGGCCCCGCCCGTGGCCCGCACGGTCACGCGCAGACGCAGCGCCCGTCCCCTGCGGCAGGCCCTCACCTACCTCGTGCTGTTCGCCATCTTCCTCTTCGCGGCCTTTCCCTTGATCTGGACCTTCGTGATCAGCGTGACGGACAGCAACGCCGTGACGACGGGGCGCACGGTGTACGACTTCCCGGCGAGCCTCTTCCCGCAAAAGGTCACGCTGACGAACTTCTTCAACGTGGTGCAGACGTACCCGGCGGTGGGGCGGGCCTTTCTCAACTCCCTGATCATCAGCGGCCTGAGCGTGGTCCTGACGGTGCTCGTCTCCGCCCTCGCCGCCTACCCGCTCGCCCGGCACGAGTTCCGGGGCAAGGCGCTGATCTTCGGGGTCATCCTGGCGACGATGGTGCTGCCCACCGAGACGAGCTTTCTGGTGAACATGCTGACGCTGGCGAAGCTCAAGGCGTGGCCGGTCGTGGGCCCGCTGATCGGTCTCGGCTCGTACCTGGGCGTGGTGCTGCCCACCGTGAGCACGGCCTTCGGCATCTTCCTGATGCGGCAGGCGTTCCTGGCGATCCCGCAGAGCCTGCTGGAGGCCGCGCGCATCGACGGGGCGGGGGAGGGGCTGATCTTCCGGCGGATCATGCTGCCGCTGGCGGTGCCGAGCGTCGCCGCCTTGTCGATCTTCACGCTGGTCAACACCTGGAACGCCTACTTCTGGCCGTCCATCGCGCTCACCGGGGCGCAGGAGCGGTTCCCGCTCGCGGTCGAGATGCTCAAGCTCAAGGGGGCCTTCAACGACAACATCTTCAACACGGCGGCGGGGGCGGTGATCATGATGGTGCCGATCCTGGGGCTCTTCCTCTTCGCCCAGCGCTTTTTCATGCGCGGGCTGGAGGGGGCCGTCAAGTAG
- a CDS encoding GGDEF domain-containing protein: protein MWRGKPWVEPGLEAEGWRLRCSLALALVACLAQTAVALLDALQPGPLSPLAWESTFGALFCAGLVAALLSGRVSLQSLEVAVTWIVSAALAAQLLQSAALPAPVAPRLYFVGLFVILCAVQTFAVRPALVWTFVILAAFSALALTRPPPTDTTLLLEMGVAVALVWQLAIFGRQVTRERVQRQEYHVLALTDPLTGVANRRAMYRHLEGTQGTGRTFAVVLLDLDHFKAINDRHGHAVGDRVLQRAAQVLRRALEPGDHVARWGGEEFLVLLPGADEARAAQVAARLWRALRHASGEDLPPFTASLGVAVAGPGDALSGVLQRADAHLYRAKAQGRDRWSLETVPAL from the coding sequence GTGTGGCGTGGGAAGCCGTGGGTGGAACCTGGCCTGGAGGCCGAGGGCTGGAGGCTGCGCTGCTCCCTCGCCCTCGCGCTCGTCGCCTGCCTCGCCCAGACGGCGGTCGCGCTCCTCGACGCCTTGCAACCGGGGCCGCTGAGCCCCCTGGCCTGGGAGTCCACCTTCGGGGCGCTCTTTTGCGCCGGGCTGGTGGCCGCCCTGCTCTCCGGGCGCGTCTCGCTGCAAAGCCTGGAGGTCGCGGTCACCTGGATCGTCTCGGCCGCGCTCGCCGCGCAGCTTCTCCAGAGTGCGGCGCTGCCCGCCCCCGTTGCGCCGCGCCTGTACTTCGTCGGGCTGTTCGTGATCCTCTGCGCCGTCCAGACCTTCGCCGTGAGGCCCGCCCTGGTCTGGACGTTCGTCATCCTGGCGGCCTTCAGCGCCCTGGCCCTGACGCGGCCCCCCCCGACCGACACGACCCTGCTGCTGGAGATGGGCGTGGCCGTGGCGCTCGTGTGGCAACTGGCGATCTTCGGGCGGCAGGTCACCCGCGAGCGCGTGCAGCGCCAGGAGTACCACGTGCTGGCGCTGACCGATCCCCTCACCGGGGTGGCGAACCGCCGGGCCATGTACCGCCACCTGGAGGGGACCCAGGGGACGGGCCGGACCTTTGCGGTGGTCTTGCTCGACCTCGACCACTTCAAGGCGATCAACGACCGCCACGGGCACGCCGTGGGCGACCGGGTGCTGCAACGGGCGGCGCAGGTGCTGCGGCGGGCCCTGGAGCCGGGCGATCACGTCGCCCGCTGGGGCGGCGAGGAATTTCTGGTGCTGCTCCCGGGAGCGGACGAGGCCCGCGCGGCGCAGGTCGCGGCCCGGCTGTGGCGGGCGCTGCGGCACGCTTCCGGGGAGGACCTGCCGCCCTTCACGGCGAGCCTCGGCGTGGCGGTCGCCGGGCCGGGAGACGCCCTGAGCGGCGTGTTGCAGCGTGCCGACGCCCACCTCTACCGCGCCAAGGCGCAGGGGCGCGACCGCTGGAGCCTGGAGACGGTCCCCGCCCTGTGA
- a CDS encoding CBS domain-containing protein has translation MLVQDAMHTRVITADPHESLPDAVVKMETLRIKRLPVLLEGQLVGLLTDGEVRRHLPALHEGLSPWDFAHRAGRVRVRDAMRRPVLTTTPEEPLEHAVRVMLERRVGGLPVLNDAGGLVGMLTLTDVLAAALRETPPTWGAVQEHMTATTVNVEAGAPAGEAAARLRVTGLRVLPVLEGGRLVGVIHERDLGAAVDRAKAAHGDTVLGDQFFLKGKAARDLMRPPGGQVPAGAPLREAVSRMLEQGVHGLPVLGEGERLLGVVTVSDVLHAWLGQGAPGRG, from the coding sequence ATGCTCGTTCAGGACGCCATGCACACGCGCGTGATCACCGCCGACCCCCACGAGTCCCTGCCCGACGCCGTGGTCAAGATGGAGACCCTGAGGATCAAGCGGCTGCCGGTCCTGCTGGAGGGGCAGCTCGTCGGGCTGCTGACCGACGGCGAGGTCCGGCGCCATCTCCCCGCCCTGCACGAGGGCCTGAGCCCCTGGGACTTCGCCCACCGCGCCGGGCGGGTGCGGGTGCGCGACGCCATGCGCCGCCCGGTGCTGACGACCACGCCGGAGGAGCCGCTGGAACACGCCGTGCGCGTGATGCTGGAGCGCCGGGTCGGGGGCCTGCCCGTCCTGAACGACGCGGGCGGGCTCGTCGGGATGCTCACCCTGACGGACGTGCTCGCGGCCGCCCTGCGGGAGACGCCCCCCACCTGGGGAGCCGTGCAGGAACACATGACCGCCACGACGGTCAACGTCGAGGCCGGGGCCCCCGCGGGCGAGGCCGCCGCCCGGCTGCGGGTCACCGGGCTGCGGGTGCTGCCCGTGCTGGAGGGTGGCCGTCTGGTCGGCGTGATCCACGAGCGCGACCTGGGCGCGGCGGTCGACCGGGCCAAGGCCGCCCACGGGGACACCGTTCTCGGCGACCAGTTCTTCCTCAAAGGCAAGGCCGCCCGCGACCTGATGCGCCCCCCGGGAGGCCAGGTGCCCGCGGGTGCTCCCCTGCGCGAGGCGGTGTCGAGGATGCTGGAGCAGGGCGTCCACGGCCTGCCCGTCCTCGGGGAGGGTGAGCGGCTCCTCGGAGTGGTGACGGTGAGCGACGTGCTGCACGCCTGGCTCGGGCAGGGAGCGCCGGGCCGCGGCTGA